In Zingiber officinale cultivar Zhangliang chromosome 1A, Zo_v1.1, whole genome shotgun sequence, a genomic segment contains:
- the LOC122027645 gene encoding L-type lectin-domain containing receptor kinase SIT2-like translates to MLLKTCLFLLLFLLLQTIATSFDGFLFNGFRGVNLTLEGFATITTTGLLMLNNMTKEITGHAFHPSKFNFRNPSDGSVFSFSTTFAFGIISVDPNLSGHGIAFVISPTEDFSRAIGSQYLGLSNLSSNGNSSNHLFAVELDTILNPEFRDINENHVGVDINGLRSSNSSPAGYYPDNGQPFHNLTLWSGQVMQVWVDYDGRERRVDVTLAPASIAKPKKPLLSTKIDLAGVLMDSMFVGFASSSGSYLTSHYILGWSFSINGTAQALNFSLLPSLPRTKSSNRSKLLYVLLPLASAIFVLVAITVALLFVRRKMKYAEELEQWEMDYSSHRFSYKDLHRATRGFRDKELLGIGGFGRVYKGVLPSSRTEIAVKRVSHESRQGMREFVAEVVSLGRLRHRNLVPLLGYCRRKRELLLVYDYMRNGSLDKFLHDSGKPVLSWAARFKIIKGVAAGLLYLHQDWEQVVIHRDIKASNVLLDEEFNARLGDFGLARLYDHGADLTSTNVVGTMGYLAPELARTGKSSTATDVFAFGTFVLEVVCGRRPLSSSMGEQVVLVDWVVENWRTGSITATRDARMGEEDYETEEVELLLKVGLLCSHPLPAARPSMRQTMRYLEGEEPLPELSPTYMSFSLLELLHNDGFDDYLMSPTATATASSVYVSGE, encoded by the coding sequence ATGCTCCTCAAGACTtgtctcttccttctcctcttcctcctcctccaaaCCATTGCTACTTCCTTTGATGGTTTCCTCTTCAATGGCTTCCGAGGTGTAAACCTTACGCTCGAAGGCTTCGCAACGATAACTACGACTGGTCTCCTGATGCTCAACAACATGACCAAGGAGATCACCGGCCACGCCTTCCACCCATCCAAGTTCAACTTCAGGAATCCCTCTGATGGCTCCGTCTTCTCCTTCTCCACCACCTTTGCCTTCGGCATCATCTCCGTCGACCCCAATCTCAGCGGCCACGGTATCGCCTTCGTCATCTCCCCCACCGAGGACTTCTCCAGAGCCATCGGAAGCCAATACCTGGGCCTCTCCAATCTCAGCAGCAATGGCAACTCCTCCAACCATCTCTTCGCCGTCGAGCTCGACACCATCCTCAACCCGGAGTTCCGGGACATCAATGAAAACCATGTCGGAGTCGACATCAACGGCCTGAGGTCCAGCAACTCCAGCCCCGCCGGGTACTATCCCGACAACGGCCAACCTTTCCACAACTTAACCCTCTGGAGCGGTCAAGTAATGCAAGTTTGGGTTGACTACGACGGCAGGGAGAGGCGAGTTGATGTCACCTTGGCTCCGGCGTCGATAGCCAAGCCAAAGAAGCCTCTGTTATCTACCAAAATTGATCTCGCCGGAGTTCTGATGGATTCCATGTTCGTCGGCTTCGCCTCTTCCTCCGGGTCTTACTTGACGTCTCATTACATTCTGGGCTGGAGCTTCAGCATCAACGGCACGGCTCAAGCTCTGAACTTCTCCTTGCTGCCGTCGCTCCCTCGCACGAAATCGAGTAACCGATCGAAGCTCTTGTATGTCTTGCTGCCTTTAGCTTCTGCTATCTTTGTTCTTGTGGCAATTACCGTTGCTCTGTTGTTCgtgaggaggaagatgaagtaCGCAGAGGAACTAGAGCAGTGGGAGATGGATTACAGCTCCCATCGGTTCTCCTACAAGGATTTGCACAGAGCGACGAGAGGTTTCCGGGACAAGGAGCTGCTTGGGATCGGCGGCTTCGGTAGGGTCTACAAGGGCGTTCTTCCGAGCTCTAGAACGGAGATCGCCGTGAAAAGAGTGTCCCATGAGTCGAGACAGGGGATGAGGGAGTTCGTCGCAGAGGTGGTGAGTCTCGGCCGGCTCCGCCACCGGAATTTGGTGCCCTTGCTAGGGTACTGCCGCCGGAAACGTGAGCTCCTCCTCGTCTACGACTACATGCGCAACGGTAGCCTCGACAAGTTCCTCCATGATTCCGGCAAGCCGGTGCTGAGCTGGGCGGCGCGGTTTAAGATCATCAAAGGCGTGGCGGCGGGGCTTCTCTACCTCCACCAAGATTGGGAGCAGGTCGTCATCCACAGAGACATCAAGGCCAGCAACGTGCTGCTCGACGAGGAATTCAATGCGAGGTTGGGAGATTTCGGCCTTGCAAGATTGTACGATCACGGCGCTGATCTGACATCCACCAACGTGGTCGGGACCATGGGGTACCTTGCGCCGGAGCTCGCTCGGACCGGGAAGTCCTCGACCGCGACCGACGTGTTTGCGTTCGGGACGTTCGTGCTGGAGGTCGTTTGTGGCCGGCGGCCGCTGAGCTCCTCGATGGGGGAGCAGGTGGTGCTGGTGGATTGGGTTGTGGAGAACTGGAGAACGGGGTCGATTACGGCGACGAGGGACGCGAGGATGGGGGAGGAGGATTACGAGACCGAGGAGGTGGAGCTGTTGCTGAAGGTCGGACTGCTGTGCTCGCACCCGTTGCCGGCGGCGAGGCCGAGCATGAGGCAGACGATGCGGTATCTGGAAGGGGAGGAGCCACTGCCGGAGCTGTCGCCGACGTACATGAGCTTCAGTCTTCTTGAGCTGCTTCATAACGACGGATTTGACGATTACCTGATGTCGCCGACGGCGACAGCGACTGCGTCCAGTGTGTATGTTTCAGGTGAATAA